The Desulfovibrio sp. genome includes a region encoding these proteins:
- a CDS encoding NCS2 family permease, translated as MGILEKMFNPAARGSTVRRELRAGLTSFMAMCYLIFVVPSMLADAGMPKDSAVAATIWITVIATLLMGLWAKFPVGVAPGLGITAFFAYYVCGPAGYTWQTGLGAVFISGVVFLLLTVTKVRQLIINAVPMDLKYAIVVGIGAFIAFIGMKSCGLVVASPATFVTLGNLGDPKTLLSVVGIFLISALLALRVPGAMIIGIVAIAAADMVLNGPHMPQGSIINTSLLLPTETFMAMDLKGALHHGLISIIFTLTMVDLFDNMGVLIGLSQKAGFIREDGHIENLDKALISDSIATMASAVMGATTSTSYLESAAGVVEGGRTGLTAVTIAVLFFLTLFFAPVIGMAPAYATAPVLIIVGAMMMQEVGRIKFKDFTVALPAFLTIISMPLTFNIATGFGFGFVSWVGIKVLSGRIKDLNVVMVVIALCFVVNFALRLH; from the coding sequence ATGGGCATACTGGAAAAAATGTTTAATCCTGCGGCCAGAGGCAGCACGGTTCGGCGCGAGTTACGGGCTGGCCTTACCAGCTTTATGGCCATGTGCTACCTCATTTTTGTGGTTCCCAGCATGCTTGCTGACGCCGGTATGCCCAAGGATTCCGCCGTGGCGGCCACCATCTGGATTACCGTCATCGCAACGCTGCTCATGGGCCTGTGGGCCAAGTTCCCCGTGGGCGTAGCGCCCGGCCTCGGCATCACGGCCTTTTTTGCCTACTACGTTTGCGGCCCTGCGGGCTATACATGGCAGACCGGCCTTGGCGCGGTGTTCATTTCTGGTGTGGTCTTTCTGCTGCTCACCGTCACCAAGGTGCGCCAGCTTATCATCAACGCCGTTCCCATGGATCTCAAGTACGCCATCGTGGTGGGTATTGGCGCGTTCATCGCCTTTATCGGCATGAAGAGCTGCGGCCTCGTGGTGGCCAGCCCGGCCACCTTTGTGACCCTCGGTAACCTGGGCGACCCCAAGACCCTGCTTTCGGTGGTGGGCATTTTTCTCATCAGCGCGTTGCTTGCACTGCGCGTGCCGGGAGCCATGATCATCGGCATCGTGGCCATTGCGGCGGCGGACATGGTGCTGAACGGGCCGCATATGCCGCAGGGCAGCATCATCAACACATCCCTGCTCCTGCCCACAGAGACCTTTATGGCGATGGACCTCAAGGGCGCGCTGCACCACGGCCTGATCTCCATCATTTTTACCCTGACCATGGTTGATCTGTTCGACAACATGGGCGTGCTCATCGGCCTTTCGCAGAAAGCCGGGTTCATTCGTGAAGACGGGCACATTGAAAATCTGGACAAGGCCCTGATTTCCGACTCAATCGCCACCATGGCCAGCGCCGTCATGGGCGCGACCACATCCACCAGCTATCTTGAAAGCGCGGCGGGCGTGGTCGAGGGCGGGCGCACTGGGCTGACCGCCGTGACCATTGCGGTGCTCTTTTTCCTCACCCTGTTTTTTGCGCCTGTGATTGGTATGGCTCCGGCCTATGCCACGGCCCCGGTGCTGATCATTGTGGGCGCCATGATGATGCAGGAAGTGGGGCGCATCAAGTTCAAGGACTTTACCGTTGCCTTGCCCGCCTTTTTGACCATCATCAGCATGCCGCTTACCTTCAACATCGCCACGGGTTTTGGCTTTGGCTTTGTGAGCTGGGTCGGCATCAAGGTTCTTTCTGGCCGTATCAAGGATCTTAATGTGGTGATGGTGGTCATTGCCCTGTGCTTTGTAGTCAACTTTGCCCTGCGCCTCCACTAG
- a CDS encoding MarC family protein: MEFFTEVVGTSIKIYALMTPPAVLSAFISGTKGFDKKQKSMVAAKTSAAIFLIGVTLFLFGPHLFSLFGFTLDAFRIGAGVLLFLTAVSLMNDDGKDALSGKEGDISVVPLAIPLGMGPASIGAVMVMGASATEMHQVLVGVFSLLAAAFGMFVLLRMADGVVRALHRTGIAVLSKLTGLLLAAIAAQVIFTGIRAFLG; this comes from the coding sequence ATGGAATTTTTTACTGAAGTTGTGGGCACGAGCATCAAAATTTATGCGCTCATGACGCCCCCCGCCGTGCTGAGCGCTTTTATCAGCGGCACCAAGGGCTTTGATAAAAAACAGAAATCCATGGTGGCCGCCAAAACCTCTGCGGCCATCTTTCTTATCGGCGTAACGCTGTTCCTGTTTGGCCCACACCTGTTTTCGCTTTTCGGCTTCACGCTTGATGCCTTCCGTATCGGCGCGGGCGTGTTGCTTTTTCTTACGGCAGTCTCCCTCATGAACGATGATGGCAAGGATGCGCTTTCCGGCAAGGAGGGCGACATCAGCGTTGTGCCGCTGGCCATACCGCTTGGCATGGGGCCTGCCTCCATCGGCGCGGTGATGGTCATGGGCGCGTCCGCCACAGAGATGCATCAGGTGCTGGTGGGCGTGTTTTCACTGCTTGCCGCTGCCTTTGGCATGTTTGTGCTGCTGCGTATGGCCGATGGCGTGGTACGCGCCCTGCACCGCACGGGCATTGCCGTGCTGTCCAAGCTGACAGGGCTTTTGCTGGCAGCCATAGCGGCGCAGGTGATTTTTACCGGTATACGGGCCTTTCTGGGGTAG
- a CDS encoding D-alanyl-D-alanine carboxypeptidase family protein codes for MTSTRRFCLPLRTLFAIAALLCAALLSHPGAAVSAPAVPPQSSLGVCSAILYDLDRDAILFEQNADQRIPPASLTKIMSMFLAMDQINSGLARIDNTTMISRNAARTGGSRMGLNENEQVTLEQLLTGMAVSSGNDASTAMAEYVGGSVPAFINMMNAKARDLGMRDSYFVNPHGLPAKGQYTTARDMLTLARAYLHAYPDALRFHNTHVLNYRGRVTWNKNPLLGQYPGADGLKTGWINASGYNLVFTALKGDKRLLAVIMGAPDSQIRSIEAFRLLDAGFEVCSSEAPTVVAALDTLPREKYHPDIRKNAREAYHQFAGNDRGEGAQTVHRAKATNHSKQAKATKTAKSKKKNVEKVARQRGNDNDGQAARRVANNAS; via the coding sequence ATGACCAGCACCCGTCGTTTTTGCCTGCCGCTCCGCACGCTCTTTGCTATCGCCGCCCTGCTTTGTGCAGCTCTTCTGTCACACCCAGGCGCTGCTGTTTCGGCCCCAGCCGTTCCGCCGCAAAGTTCCCTTGGCGTTTGCTCCGCCATTTTATACGACCTTGACCGCGACGCCATACTTTTTGAGCAAAATGCCGACCAGCGCATTCCCCCTGCCTCGCTGACCAAGATCATGTCCATGTTTCTTGCCATGGATCAGATCAACTCAGGCCTGGCTCGCATTGACAATACCACCATGATCAGCCGTAACGCGGCCCGCACCGGCGGCTCACGCATGGGCCTCAACGAAAACGAGCAGGTTACGCTTGAGCAGCTCCTCACGGGCATGGCTGTTTCTTCCGGCAACGACGCCAGCACGGCAATGGCCGAATATGTGGGCGGCTCCGTACCCGCGTTCATCAACATGATGAACGCCAAGGCCCGCGATCTGGGCATGCGCGACAGTTACTTTGTCAATCCGCATGGCCTCCCGGCCAAGGGGCAGTACACTACCGCTCGCGACATGCTGACCCTTGCCCGCGCCTATCTGCATGCCTACCCCGATGCGCTACGCTTCCATAACACCCATGTTCTGAACTACCGGGGCCGTGTCACCTGGAACAAGAATCCCTTGCTTGGGCAGTACCCTGGCGCGGACGGCCTTAAAACCGGCTGGATCAACGCCTCGGGCTACAACCTGGTTTTCACGGCACTCAAGGGGGACAAACGCCTGCTGGCCGTTATTATGGGCGCGCCCGATTCGCAAATTCGCAGCATTGAGGCCTTCCGCCTGCTGGATGCCGGTTTTGAGGTATGCAGCAGCGAGGCTCCCACAGTTGTGGCCGCTCTGGACACCCTGCCGCGCGAAAAATATCACCCCGACATCCGCAAAAATGCCCGCGAAGCATACCACCAGTTTGCCGGAAACGACCGGGGCGAAGGTGCCCAGACCGTACACCGCGCCAAGGCAACCAACCACAGCAAGCAGGCCAAGGCGACCAAGACGGCCAAGAGCAAAAAGAAGAACGTGGAAAAAGTCGCCCGTCAGCGCGGTAACGACAATGACGGGCAGGCAGCCCGCCGCGTTGCCAACAACGCCAGCTAA
- the epsC gene encoding serine O-acetyltransferase EpsC has protein sequence MNKKQDITTIGMPLIDSVVERLCREDSLSTVWHRSGQGAPMPSLPVLSEILERLRAAIFPGYFGAATVRRESMRYHLAANLDSIHRLLGEQIVRGFCFSCEGLGIPCTSCETEGQQAALAFMDSLPEIRRLLAGDAKAAYEGDPAATSPGETIFCYPSLRAMFHHRIAHELYKLKVPVIPRIISEMAHGTTGIDIHPGAAIGEEFFIDHGTGVVIGETCIIGRNCRLYQGVTLGALSFPKNADGTLTKGNPRHPILCDNVTVYAGATILGRVTVGKGAVIGGNVWITQDVQAGARITQEKPRD, from the coding sequence ATGAACAAAAAGCAGGACATCACCACGATCGGCATGCCCCTCATAGACAGCGTTGTTGAACGCCTTTGCCGGGAAGATTCGCTCAGCACCGTGTGGCACCGCTCGGGGCAGGGCGCGCCCATGCCATCTTTGCCGGTGCTTTCCGAAATACTGGAGCGTCTACGCGCCGCTATCTTTCCAGGCTATTTTGGCGCGGCCACTGTGCGGCGCGAATCCATGCGCTATCACCTTGCCGCCAACCTGGACAGCATACACCGCCTGTTGGGCGAGCAGATCGTGCGCGGCTTCTGCTTCAGTTGCGAGGGGCTGGGCATCCCCTGCACCTCGTGCGAAACAGAGGGCCAGCAGGCCGCTCTGGCATTTATGGACAGCTTGCCGGAAATACGCCGTCTGCTCGCTGGCGATGCCAAGGCCGCCTATGAGGGCGACCCTGCGGCCACCAGCCCAGGCGAAACCATTTTCTGCTATCCTTCGCTGCGGGCCATGTTTCACCACCGCATTGCCCACGAGCTCTACAAGCTCAAGGTGCCGGTCATTCCGCGCATCATCTCTGAAATGGCCCACGGCACAACGGGTATCGACATCCACCCCGGCGCGGCCATTGGCGAGGAATTTTTCATCGACCACGGCACAGGCGTGGTTATTGGTGAAACCTGCATCATCGGGCGTAATTGCCGCCTGTATCAGGGCGTGACCCTGGGCGCGCTTTCCTTTCCCAAAAATGCGGATGGAACCCTCACCAAGGGCAACCCCCGGCATCCCATACTGTGCGACAACGTCACTGTTTACGCCGGGGCCACGATTCTTGGCCGCGTGACAGTGGGCAAGGGGGCCGTTATCGGCGGCAATGTGTGGATTACACAGGATGTGCAGGCTGGCGCACGCATCACGCAGGAGAAACCCCGTGACTAA
- a CDS encoding methyltransferase domain-containing protein: MDIPRIFTITESEHRIHNPYTSEKLATLGAALRLKPGTRVLDLGSGSGEMLCTWARDYGITGIGIDMSPLFCGQARLRAQELGVAGQVEFIHADAAGYVAAEKVDLAACVGATWIGGGVAGTIGLLRQSLCPGGVILIGEPYWLHLPATEDAAQGCGATAIADFLMLPELIESFGDLGYDVVEMVLANQDGWDRYEAAKWLTMRRWLEANPDDDFAQEIRSQLTNEPKRYAKYAREYLGWGVFALMAR; this comes from the coding sequence CTGGACATCCCCCGTATTTTCACCATTACGGAAAGCGAACACCGCATCCATAATCCGTATACTTCAGAAAAGCTTGCGACCCTTGGGGCTGCGTTGCGTCTCAAACCGGGAACCCGTGTGCTCGACCTTGGCAGCGGCTCGGGCGAAATGCTCTGCACATGGGCGCGAGATTACGGCATTACAGGCATTGGCATAGACATGAGCCCGCTGTTTTGCGGGCAGGCACGGCTCCGCGCGCAAGAGTTGGGCGTTGCTGGTCAGGTGGAATTTATCCACGCTGACGCCGCAGGCTACGTTGCGGCTGAAAAGGTTGATCTGGCCGCCTGCGTTGGGGCCACATGGATAGGCGGCGGCGTTGCGGGCACCATTGGGCTTTTGAGGCAAAGCCTGTGCCCCGGCGGGGTAATCCTCATTGGCGAGCCATATTGGCTGCACCTGCCGGCCACGGAAGACGCTGCCCAGGGCTGTGGCGCAACTGCCATTGCCGACTTTCTCATGCTGCCAGAGCTCATCGAATCCTTTGGCGATCTTGGCTATGATGTTGTGGAAATGGTTCTGGCAAATCAGGATGGCTGGGACAGATACGAAGCTGCCAAGTGGCTGACCATGCGGCGCTGGCTTGAGGCGAATCCGGATGACGATTTTGCCCAAGAAATTCGCAGCCAATTGACCAACGAGCCAAAGCGCTATGCCAAGTATGCGAGGGAATATCTTGGTTGGGGCGTGTTTGCGCTCATGGCGCGGTAA
- the lepB gene encoding signal peptidase I, with product MAMLLQSQRPPKPLWREYGEALFVALILALVIRTFVVQAFKIPSESMVKTLLVGDHLLASKFSYGIKVPFTHSYIYKGSDPVKGDIIIFEYPNDPSVDYIKRIIGTPGDTIEVRNKQLFRNGEPVKESYIRFTEPDRIQPVRDNFGPITVPEGKYFVMGDNRDNSMDSRFWGLVDRSAIRAKAWRIYWSWGGLGDIRWDRIGKAVQ from the coding sequence ATGGCAATGCTTCTGCAATCACAGCGCCCCCCAAAACCCCTGTGGCGGGAATATGGCGAAGCTCTGTTCGTCGCGCTTATTTTGGCTCTGGTCATCCGCACCTTTGTGGTGCAGGCATTCAAGATTCCTTCGGAATCCATGGTTAAAACCCTGCTTGTGGGCGATCATTTGCTGGCAAGCAAGTTTTCCTATGGCATCAAGGTTCCCTTTACCCACTCCTACATTTACAAGGGGAGCGACCCGGTCAAGGGTGACATTATCATTTTTGAATACCCCAATGATCCCAGCGTGGACTACATCAAGCGCATCATCGGTACGCCCGGCGATACCATTGAGGTGCGCAACAAGCAGCTGTTCCGCAACGGCGAGCCGGTAAAGGAATCCTACATCCGCTTTACCGAGCCTGACCGCATCCAGCCGGTGCGCGACAATTTCGGCCCGATCACCGTGCCTGAGGGCAAGTATTTTGTCATGGGCGACAATCGCGACAACTCAATGGATTCGCGCTTCTGGGGCCTTGTGGACCGCAGCGCCATACGCGCCAAAGCCTGGCGCATCTATTGGTCGTGGGGCGGTCTGGGCGATATCCGCTGGGATCGCATCGGCAAGGCCGTGCAATAG
- a CDS encoding MarR family transcriptional regulator, whose product MENDILEKSYIPFQCLVISTLNRLNVEGITTAQYEILDALAQNGSKTTTELAALRGISQSGTSKLTKRLLDKNYIVQNKSRTDRRSYDISITSDGRDFLNRAEKFRRELLGTIETALSEQEREVFAALCRKIVASSGKGKA is encoded by the coding sequence ATGGAAAACGACATTCTGGAAAAATCGTATATTCCTTTTCAATGCTTGGTAATCAGCACTCTTAACCGCCTCAATGTTGAAGGCATCACCACCGCGCAATACGAAATCCTTGATGCCCTTGCGCAGAACGGCAGCAAAACCACCACGGAGCTGGCCGCCCTGCGTGGGATTTCCCAATCTGGCACGTCCAAGCTTACCAAAAGGCTTTTGGATAAAAATTACATTGTTCAAAACAAAAGCCGAACCGACAGGCGCAGTTACGACATATCAATCACTTCCGACGGAAGGGATTTTCTTAATAGAGCGGAAAAATTTAGAAGAGAACTGTTGGGCACCATCGAAACCGCCTTGTCGGAACAGGAACGCGAAGTCTTTGCGGCACTTTGCCGTAAAATCGTAGCTTCGTCCGGCAAGGGAAAGGCATAA
- a CDS encoding SDR family NAD(P)-dependent oxidoreductase: MKFSGNIAIVTGASTGVGEAIAQELYNCGLTVVITARDSAAIEATARNMDPSGQRVFPMTTDVKDHVSVKNLIDSVIEQFGKIDYLVNNAGITGPHGVSICDYDVADWQEVIQTDLSGVFYGMKYAIPAMLKTGGGAVVNLSAVNGMVGIPGIAPYTCAKHGVVGLTQSVALEFAEKGVRVNALAPGYVDTDRMKGLPESIRQMMAESHPMKRMAKPEEVGKLAAFLLSDDASFITGSCYTVDGGYTAQ, from the coding sequence ATGAAATTCAGCGGCAATATTGCCATAGTTACAGGCGCCTCCACCGGAGTTGGCGAAGCCATCGCTCAGGAGCTTTATAACTGCGGGCTTACAGTGGTCATAACTGCCAGGGACAGTGCAGCTATTGAGGCCACGGCGCGGAACATGGATCCGTCTGGACAACGCGTTTTCCCCATGACTACAGATGTCAAAGACCACGTTTCCGTCAAAAACTTGATTGATTCCGTCATAGAACAGTTTGGAAAAATTGACTATCTTGTGAACAATGCGGGCATAACCGGGCCGCATGGCGTCTCCATATGCGATTATGACGTGGCGGATTGGCAGGAGGTTATTCAGACGGATCTGAGCGGCGTTTTTTACGGCATGAAGTATGCCATTCCCGCCATGCTCAAAACCGGAGGTGGTGCGGTGGTCAACCTTTCCGCCGTCAACGGCATGGTGGGGATTCCGGGGATTGCCCCGTACACTTGCGCCAAGCATGGCGTTGTGGGGCTGACGCAATCTGTTGCGCTGGAATTTGCAGAAAAAGGTGTACGCGTAAACGCCCTGGCCCCAGGTTATGTTGATACAGACCGCATGAAAGGGTTGCCGGAAAGCATTCGGCAGATGATGGCGGAATCTCACCCCATGAAGCGTATGGCTAAACCGGAAGAGGTGGGCAAACTGGCGGCTTTTTTGCTTTCGGATGATGCATCGTTCATTACAGGCAGTTGTTACACTGTAGACGGCGGCTACACCGCGCAATAG
- a CDS encoding YifB family Mg chelatase-like AAA ATPase gives MVVRLNSGGVEGVDAYPVELEVDFVRQGLPGFTMVGLAETAVREAKDRVFAALRACGFKLPPARITVNLAPAWRRKSGASYDLPLAVGLLAAAGIIPAEPLQGMYLAGELSLNGALRPVSGVLPLALLARQQGAAGLVIPPGNGAEAAVVRGLKVFAPEGLGRCAAFLAGAEPLEPLCEPVADMLEAPAYRQDYAEVKGQEAAKRALEVAAAGGHNVLLIGPPGSGKTMLAQRLLTILPPLDFEESLEVTKIYSVSGKLPPEAGLMRVRPFRAPHHTISDVALVGGGGYPRPGEVSLAHRGVLFLDELPEFRKTALEALRQPLEGGVAAIARAAHSVNFPAACMLVAAMNPCPCGYYGDPTHQCTCREEQRVRYQSRLSGPMLDRIDVHVEVPAVAYSDFRGTGRGASSAQMRERVLKARATQRARYGSDGPRCNAELSGALLDQHCALDAEGHALMEAAVNRLSLSARACARVLRMARTIADLDDAANIATRHLAEAVSLRVLDRG, from the coding sequence ATGGTTGTCCGTTTGAACAGCGGCGGGGTTGAAGGTGTGGATGCCTACCCCGTGGAACTGGAAGTGGACTTCGTGCGGCAGGGCCTGCCCGGCTTCACCATGGTGGGGCTGGCGGAAACAGCGGTGCGCGAGGCCAAGGACAGGGTCTTTGCCGCCTTGCGCGCCTGCGGCTTCAAGCTGCCTCCGGCGCGGATTACGGTAAATCTTGCCCCGGCGTGGCGGCGCAAGAGCGGCGCAAGCTATGACCTGCCGCTGGCCGTTGGGCTGCTGGCCGCTGCGGGCATTATACCTGCGGAGCCTTTGCAGGGCATGTATCTGGCGGGCGAGCTTTCGCTCAATGGCGCGCTGCGCCCGGTGAGCGGCGTGCTGCCCTTGGCCCTGCTGGCGCGCCAGCAGGGGGCTGCAGGCTTGGTGATTCCCCCCGGCAACGGCGCGGAAGCTGCGGTGGTGCGCGGGCTCAAGGTGTTCGCGCCCGAGGGCCTTGGCCGCTGCGCTGCCTTTCTGGCTGGCGCAGAACCGCTGGAGCCGCTGTGCGAACCCGTGGCCGATATGCTTGAGGCACCGGCCTACAGGCAGGATTATGCCGAGGTCAAAGGGCAGGAGGCCGCCAAACGCGCTCTGGAAGTGGCTGCGGCAGGCGGCCATAACGTGCTGCTCATCGGCCCGCCCGGCAGCGGCAAAACCATGCTGGCCCAGCGCCTGCTCACTATTCTGCCCCCTCTGGACTTTGAAGAATCCCTGGAAGTCACCAAAATTTACAGCGTGTCGGGCAAGCTGCCGCCGGAGGCCGGGCTTATGCGTGTGCGGCCCTTTCGCGCGCCGCACCACACCATATCCGACGTGGCGCTGGTGGGTGGCGGGGGGTATCCACGCCCCGGCGAGGTGAGTCTTGCCCACCGAGGGGTATTGTTTCTGGACGAACTGCCGGAATTTCGCAAAACGGCCCTTGAGGCGTTGCGTCAGCCCCTGGAAGGCGGCGTGGCGGCCATTGCGCGTGCCGCGCACAGCGTGAACTTTCCCGCTGCCTGCATGCTGGTGGCGGCCATGAATCCCTGCCCCTGCGGCTATTACGGCGACCCCACGCACCAGTGCACCTGCCGTGAGGAACAACGGGTACGCTATCAGTCGCGGCTTTCCGGCCCCATGCTTGACCGCATTGACGTGCATGTGGAAGTCCCGGCCGTGGCCTATTCGGATTTTCGCGGCACAGGCCGCGGCGCTTCGTCCGCACAGATGCGCGAGCGCGTGCTCAAGGCCCGGGCAACCCAAAGGGCGCGTTACGGCAGCGATGGCCCGCGCTGCAACGCGGAACTTTCCGGCGCGCTGCTCGATCAGCATTGCGCGCTGGATGCCGAAGGCCATGCCTTGATGGAGGCTGCGGTCAACCGTCTTTCCCTCTCCGCGCGGGCATGCGCCAGAGTGCTGCGCATGGCCCGTACCATTGCCGACCTGGACGATGCCGCCAACATCGCAACGCGGCACCTTGCCGAAGCCGTGTCGCTCCGTGTGCTGGACAGGGGCTGA